The DNA window TATGCGCATGTACAACCATGTTAATGAATAAACTTAGTTATTAAAAATGTGGTGGTTGGACTACCATGTCACTGAGGTTGCTACTTGGTTTGCTCTCTATGTCTCTGATGCAAAATGATGAAGGTGGTGATGACTCTACATGGGAGAGTCATGTGAAGTCTTTTTATTTCTAACATTAACTAAATATAGGAAAGGTATATTGGCTTTTTAATGTAGCACAATTAATTTGAGTAAATCAGTAAGTTAACATTTGCCTAAAGCTGATAAAATCTGACTATAAAATAGGATCTGGCCAGGAGACAGTCTACATCTCAGCTGACTGCTGCATAGCTCACAAATCCCTTGGAGCAACTCTAGCTTCTTCTTGGTTAGTTACGAGATTTCCTGTTTTCCAGTGACCTGGATGTACTGATGGTATTCCCAGTACCTGTGGTACTGATGTTGAGCATTTCACACATTTATGGTATACCTTCCAAGTTGGTTGAAAGCACTCCTTTAACCCTTCAAGAGGGCCGCCTTCTGTCCCTGTAGATGTCCAGTAGAGTACCTCGCACACTGTGGAGGCTCTTGAGTATCTGATGTAATATTTTgctaacaataacaaaaccaggCATCCCCCTGCTTTGGTATCAGTATTCAACAGAGCTGCATTGGTGGGAAGGAATCAGGTTTATTCAAGGACTGGCAATCTTGAGAATACATAgtgggttttgctttttattattattattatttattattattattattatttttgcctCAAGGCTCTACCATGGGTCATGAACTTATGGAAAAAGGAAAGTAGTTACAATCAGCAGGAAGATTATCTGGGCAGGGGTCTTCTGGTCCAGGGGTCATGTCCTTCTTCACTGGTCAGAACATGTCAATGGACTTGGACCTCTGGTAGCTAGTTAGCTAAAATCTGATCAAAGGGTTCTCTTCAGCACAAAGGATTGGGAAGGGGCAGAAGAGCTAAAGGGGCAGCAGGAGAGGACAGTTTCAAAGGGGCTGCTgcgtttctttcttccttagtcCTTGCGGCATGCTAGTGCTGCCGGACAAAGCCACCCGACTTCCAGAACTTGGAGAGTAAGTTCTGAGCTGCAAGAAATTGCCTGGTAGGCTGCCTTAAGAAGACCTGACCCACCCCTGGTGACTGCCCAACTCACAGGGATGTGGAGGATGTCCAGTGAAGACTGTCCTTTGTGTTTGGGGGACAAACTGGTTCACATCCTTGGTCATCACTTGCCAGCCATCCTATCTATCTACTCCCCTACCTTTGGATAGAATGTTTGTTGAATTAATGTCAgtgtgaatgaataaatggaagAAGCGAGGACAGGATGGAGTGAGTGAATTTACAGGCTACAAAGACTACCGGAGACTCAGAGATTCTCATGAATTGCAAATTTATTGAGTGAGGAGGTACTGGAGTTGGGAGGTAGTCATTCAGAAACCAAGATGGAACATCTGCAGAACAAGATGCAGCTTGAGTGACTCAATGGCTTCTTCTGGGGCAGGGGGGAGTGTTAAGATGTGAAGGGTCTGGAAACCTCGGAGACCCTCGGGCAATCTCATGAGAAAGTAAAGCCTGCGGGCGCCCACGGAGAACACCTCCAGCTCCTTTGTCTCCGTGGCAACCTGGGGACCTTACTTGCAGGGCCAGGTAGGCGCCTGCTTCTGCTGGGTCTGGTGGCAGACCGGGACGCCCTTGCCACCTCCAGAGCCGCCCCCAGAGGAGCCGCCGCCGCAACtagagccgccgccgccgccggagtGGCCGCCTCCGCAACCACCGCTGCCACCCCCGGAGGAGCCGCCAccacagccgccgccgccgccgccgccaccggaGTAGCCtccgccgcagccgccgccgccgccaccagaGGAGCCACCTCCGCAGCTACCACCTCCGCCTGAAGAGCCCCCTCCGTAGCTCTGCTGGGGGGCACAGGAGCTCTGGGTGGCCTGCTGCGACGAGTagtagccgccgccgccgccaccggaGGAGCCGCCTCCGCagctgctgccgccgccaccaccggaATAGCCGCCGCCTCCTCCGCAGCTGGAGCCGCCGCCCCCGGAGTAGCCTCCACCGCAGCTGGAGCCGCCGCCCCCGGAGGAGCCGCCTCCGCAGCTGGAGCCCCCGGAGGAGCCGCCTCCGTAGCTCTGGCACTGATACTGTTGCGacccaccgccgccgccaccggaGGAACCACCTCCgcagctgctgccgccgccgccagagtagccgccgccgccgccgcagctggagccgccgccgccggagtagccgccgccgccgcagctggagccgccgccgccggagTAGCCGCCGCCGCCACAGctggagccgccgccgccgccgccagagTACTTGCTCCCTCCGGAACCGCCACCGCAGCCACCAGAGCCGCCGCCTCCGGAGGAGCCTCCGCAGTAggagccgccgccgcctcctGATCCGCCGCCGCAGCTGGAGCCGCCGCCCCCGCCTGagtagccgccgccgccgcagctggagccgccgccgcctccgccacCGGAGTACTTAACTCCCCCACCGGAGCCGCCACCGCCTCCGCAGCTGGAGCCGCCTCCGGagtagccgccgccgccgccgcagctgGAGCCACCGCCGCCCCCGGagtagccgccgccgccgccgcagctgGAGCCACCGCCGCCCCCGGagtagccgccgccgccgcagctgGAGCCACCGCCTCCGGAGTACTTGACGCCCCCACCGGAGCCGCCTCCTCCGCCACAGCTGGAACCGCCTCCGTAGGAGCCGCCGCCTCCGCCTCCGCAGCTGGAGCCTCCTCCAGATGAGCCACCTCCACAGCTGGAGCCGCCACCGCTACCACCGCTATAGTAGCCACAGCctccgccgccgccaccgccgccgccgccaccgcctccTCCACCGGAGGTCTTTCCACAACCCACGGGAGGACAGGGAGTGGGCTGCTTTTTCTGGTGAGACATCTTGTTTAAGGAGAAGGAGAACCCTGGAGGAAGAGCAGAAGAGCATCATTGGACCAGCAGCTAGAGGATGCTGTGAAGGATTCAGCTGCATCCATGGCAGCATCCTTCTGACTCCCAGCACTTGCACACTAGGCTTCTGGACTCCATTCAGGGACTGGAGAGTTCTTGCTAGGACAAAAGCCCCATTAGCGGTGCCTCCCTTTTCCCTCAACTTTGCCTGACTTCTGCTGTGTGATTTGGAGGTCAGAGCACCCACATTCCGGTCTCCTTCTTATCTTCTATCAAGGAAAACTCCTTCCCTTAGGGTGCTCCCAAGTCCCAGTCATGATTCTAAGTTCAATGGAAAATTGCATTAAATCTCCACCTGGGTTTTACCCATTCCCAGCACACCAAGAGGAAAGGTTTTTTTTGGACATTAGTGGACTGTAGGACTCATTTTCTGCAATAGCCCTCAGTTCAAACTCTTGATCTGTCCTACTGAATGAGGATATGTTCCAAGGGCCAATTATTAGACAAAGCAACTCTCTTGTGGTTCTGCCTGCAAAAAGAGGGAAGGGTACTGAACCAGCACATCTGACCAGAAGATAGCAGGCGTCTTTTGAGGATATGCAGGAGTCTAAGTTTGGTAGAGAACTGCAGCTAGTAGGAACTTGTAGCCCAGCATCTCATAAGTCATTTATCTGTCAGAACATCTGCCTCCATAAAGCAGGGCTTGGGTTTAGATGGCTCCTCCAATATCTCCCATTAGCATCATTCTATGACTTATCCTCCCCACTCTCTGATAGTGTGTTCAGCCTCTCCTGACAGGTTCATAAGGTTCATTCAGTCCATGGCAGGATGCCTTGGGCATCCACTGCAGAGCCTTCCTACGTTCTAGCCCTCAGAGCGTCTGTAAGAGGCAGTACTCTCTTGGCAGAGTTTAATGTTCTGGCTAGAAGACCAAGAAATATCACCAGCCCAGCAGCAGCTTACCATTCTCCCACTGCTTTCCTAAACCCCTTCTTAATACCAATGTAGTAGCTTCCAAAGGGGGAGAGGGGTCCTGTCCTTTAACCTCTGCAAGCTGAGCAAGGCCAGCTGGAGAGATCAGAGAGCCAGGAGAGCCCACACTTACCCGAAGCACCAGGGGAGGTGAGTGAGGGAAGGAGATGATGGTGATGTGAGGAACACTGGGGCTCCTGAGGTTTTTATACTCTTAGCCTGCTCTGTCTGACTCATCTATTGATCAAGCACCTCCTCAAGTCTGGCCCCAGTTACGTGACTAGTAACCCTTGGCCCCACCTCCTTGTGATTGCAAGCAAAGGATTGACCCATTCATGAAGATTTGGAATTCTTGGGATAGGGATAGGCGTTTAGCTTATGACTGGCCACTTCTCTGATGTAACTGTGAGCAGGTTGGTCATTGGAGCCAGACAGCCAAGAGTGGATGGCAgaaattgttttcaaaatgtcTGATATGGGTTGCATGCCATAACCAGAGAATGATACTTGAGGAATAGGTTCCAGACTTGTGATGCAGCTGAGGGAATCTGGAGATCTCTCAGACGTTAGTCTAAGGAGTAGTATCTTTGAAATTTTGCTGTTTGGTTACTTTGGAAATTCTCAAAACTTTAGAATCCAACTCTCTTTTTGCCACAGTTTCTCTACTTTGGTTTCACTCAACAACAATGAATGTGTTGTTGGAGGTGTTTCTGCTTTTCCGATTGGTTGTGAGGGTTCATAGTCCCCTGCTGACAGTTCTGGATAGTATACCATGGACAGCACTGTAACTAACATGACTCTAGGTTACTTTGAGTTGTTTCTGTCGATAGTGGGTATTTTGATCATCAATACTGACTTTACTTGAAGAGGTGAAAACTAACAAGACAGACCCCGGGGTCCTTTCCACCATGGTCCTTTGTCTCGGATGTCCTGTGGTGATGCATGGTGACTCAGACCTCTGAGGGGCAGCTGCAGAGTGGAATGGGCGTGAGTTTGGTGACTGGGTTTGGGTCTTTACTACTTGTCAACTGTGTCACCATGGGCAAAGTCACAGGAGCTCATGCAATCCCTCCAC is part of the Peromyscus eremicus chromosome 6, PerEre_H2_v1, whole genome shotgun sequence genome and encodes:
- the Loricrin gene encoding loricrin isoform X1, which encodes MSHQKKQPTPCPPVGCGKTSGGGGGGGGGGGGGGGCGYYSGGSGGGSSCGGGSSGGGSSCGGGGGGSYGGGSSCGGGGGSGGGVKYSGGGGSSCGGGGYSGGGGGSSCGGGGGYSGGGGGSSCGGGGGYSGGGSSCGGGGGSGGGVKYSGGGGGGGSSCGGGGYSGGGGGSSCGGGSGGGGGSYCGGSSGGGGSGGCGGGSGGSKYSGGGGGGSSCGGGGYSGGGGSSCGGGGYSGGGGSSCGGGGGYSGGGGSSCGGGSSGGGGGGSQQYQCQSYGGGSSGGSSCGGGSSGGGGSSCGGGYSGGGGSSCGGGGGYSGGGGGSSCGGGSSGGGGGGYYSSQQATQSSCAPQQSYGGGSSGGGGSCGGGSSGGGGGGCGGGYSGGGGGGGGCGGGSSGGGSGGCGGGHSGGGGGSSCGGGSSGGGSGGGKGVPVCHQTQQKQAPTWPCK
- the Loricrin gene encoding loricrin isoform X2 produces the protein MSHQKKQPTPCPPVGCGKTSGGGGGGGGGGGGGGGCGYYSGGSGGGGSSCGGGGYSGGGGGSSCGGGSGGGGGSYCGGSSGGGGSGGCGGGSGGSKYSGGGGGGSSCGGGGYSGGGGSSCGGGGYSGGGGSSCGGGGGYSGGGGSSCGGGSSGGGGGGSQQYQCQSYGGGSSGGSSCGGGSSGGGGSSCGGGYSGGGGSSCGGGGGYSGGGGGSSCGGGSSGGGGGGYYSSQQATQSSCAPQQSYGGGSSGGGGSCGGGSSGGGGGGCGGGYSGGGGGGGGCGGGSSGGGSGGCGGGHSGGGGGSSCGGGSSGGGSGGGKGVPVCHQTQQKQAPTWPCK